One Candidatus Methylomirabilota bacterium DNA segment encodes these proteins:
- a CDS encoding L-2-amino-thiazoline-4-carboxylic acid hydrolase: protein MDIPLIAQVKIQAQVLVPLVRVLQVELGEERANAIVRKALGDLYRKYGEKWWQKQGARDLGEKMASAFDGFAAGDALDYEVIKQTPDAFEINVTECRYAKFYKEIGAPELGFLLTCSADFRMAEGFGADVQVTRTQTIMQGASHCDFRYTLKKSKQDTQ, encoded by the coding sequence ATGGACATTCCGTTGATTGCGCAGGTCAAGATACAAGCCCAGGTCCTGGTTCCGCTCGTCAGAGTCCTCCAGGTAGAACTGGGCGAGGAGCGAGCCAACGCCATTGTCCGAAAGGCGCTCGGAGACCTGTATCGCAAGTATGGCGAGAAGTGGTGGCAGAAGCAGGGAGCCCGTGACCTCGGGGAGAAGATGGCTTCAGCCTTCGACGGGTTCGCGGCCGGGGACGCCCTGGATTACGAGGTGATCAAACAAACTCCGGATGCGTTCGAAATAAACGTCACCGAATGTCGCTACGCCAAGTTTTATAAAGAGATCGGTGCACCGGAACTAGGATTCCTGCTGACATGCAGCGCGGATTTTCGCATGGCAGAAGGCTTTGGTGCCGACGTGCAGGTGACCCGTACGCAAACGATCATGCAAGGCGCCAGTCACTGTGATTTTCGATATACGCTGAAGAAGAGCAAACAGGACACCCAATGA
- a CDS encoding TetR family transcriptional regulator C-terminal domain-containing protein, producing MAPVRREQIIQATIRCLVRDGASGLRMKAVAREAKVSQGILHYYFTNKRAMLIAVLETVMADLNRRLAKLLGSAHDPRARLRAVIKGCLDLADENSQFWIVFVEFWGEMMHDQELLRFNAALYRQIRRMLSALVLEGARSGLFRRIDPEEAGAVILALVDGVSLQRTFDPKAFTREQATRFCEEAIRRYLEKR from the coding sequence GTGGCCCCTGTCCGGCGCGAGCAGATCATCCAGGCGACCATCCGGTGCCTGGTGCGCGACGGAGCCTCCGGATTGAGAATGAAGGCCGTCGCGCGCGAGGCGAAGGTCAGCCAGGGAATCCTCCACTACTACTTCACGAACAAGCGGGCCATGCTCATCGCCGTTCTCGAGACGGTGATGGCCGATCTGAATCGCCGGCTGGCCAAGCTCCTGGGAAGCGCCCACGACCCTCGGGCTCGACTGCGGGCGGTGATCAAGGGCTGTCTGGACCTGGCGGACGAGAACAGCCAGTTCTGGATCGTCTTCGTGGAGTTCTGGGGTGAGATGATGCACGATCAGGAGCTGTTGCGGTTCAACGCCGCCCTCTATCGGCAGATCCGGAGGATGCTCAGCGCCCTCGTGCTGGAGGGTGCGCGGAGCGGGCTCTTTCGGCGGATCGATCCCGAGGAGGCAGGAGCGGTCATCCTGGCTCTCGTCGACGGGGTGTCGCTCCAGCGGACGTTCGATCCGAAGGCTTTCACGCGGGAGCAGGCCACGCGGTTTTGCGAGGAGGCCATCAGACGCTATCTCGAGAAGCGCTGA
- a CDS encoding DUF222 domain-containing protein — MQIHSPTVFPTQHPAAELDRLGDEIAELSAHLDAATARLLDLIRGFDARGGWNTGFRSCAAWLSWRVGLDLGAARERVRVARALGRLPLLAQALARGELSYAKVRALTRVASPETEARLLGVGRAGTAAHVERIVRGWRCVDRQAEAREAKRRHASRALHVYQDEDGMVILRGRLEPEVGALVMQALALARESLYQRARGRDRAAAGSGDVSAETPPVA, encoded by the coding sequence ATGCAGATCCATTCGCCAACTGTGTTTCCCACTCAGCATCCCGCGGCTGAGCTGGACCGGCTCGGCGACGAGATCGCCGAGCTGTCCGCGCACCTTGACGCGGCCACCGCGCGCCTGCTCGACCTGATCCGAGGGTTCGACGCGCGGGGAGGATGGAACACGGGCTTCCGCTCCTGCGCGGCCTGGCTCTCCTGGCGAGTGGGACTTGATCTGGGCGCGGCCCGGGAGCGGGTCCGGGTCGCGCGCGCCCTCGGGAGGCTGCCACTCTTGGCCCAGGCCCTGGCCCGCGGCGAGCTGTCCTACGCCAAGGTCCGCGCCCTGACCCGCGTGGCCAGCCCGGAGACCGAAGCGCGGCTGCTGGGGGTGGGGCGCGCGGGGACGGCGGCCCACGTCGAGCGAATCGTGCGCGGCTGGCGCTGCGTGGATCGGCAGGCCGAGGCTCGGGAGGCGAAGCGCCGGCATGCGAGCCGAGCCCTGCACGTGTATCAGGACGAGGACGGCATGGTGATCCTGAGAGGGCGGCTCGAGCCGGAGGTGGGGGCGCTGGTCATGCAGGCGCTGGCCTTGGCCCGCGAGAGCCTGTATCAGCGGGCCCGGGGGCGGGACCGGGCCGCCGCAGGCTCCGGGGACGTTTCCGCGGAAACGCCCCCGGTGGCC
- a CDS encoding alpha/beta fold hydrolase, translating into MAATKTVQVDGLRLAYRELGDGPPVLLLHGWPTSSFLWREVMRPIARANRVVALDLPGFGASDKPNDIRYNFGFFGRALDGFLAKLGIETLGLAVHDLGGPIGVHWALDRPGRVTKLALLNTLVYPEFSQAVKEFVHACATPDLREQLTSPSGLESIMRDGFADPAKLSPEVLAAVQEPFHTAEACRALADAGIGLERKGFAQIARQLPTLRVPVRIVYGARDRLLPDVAETMARVKADLPQSELTELPDRGHFLQEEAPGEVGELLARFFAA; encoded by the coding sequence ATGGCAGCGACGAAGACAGTGCAGGTAGATGGATTGCGGCTCGCCTACCGCGAGCTCGGGGACGGACCGCCGGTGCTCTTGCTCCACGGCTGGCCGACCTCCTCGTTCCTCTGGCGCGAAGTCATGCGGCCGATCGCTCGCGCCAATCGTGTCGTCGCCCTTGACCTGCCCGGCTTCGGCGCTTCGGACAAGCCGAACGACATTCGCTACAACTTCGGCTTCTTCGGCCGCGCCCTCGACGGTTTCCTCGCAAAGCTCGGCATCGAGACGCTGGGGCTCGCGGTCCACGACCTCGGCGGGCCGATCGGAGTGCACTGGGCCCTCGATAGACCGGGCCGCGTGACCAAGCTCGCGCTTCTCAACACCTTGGTCTATCCGGAGTTCTCACAGGCTGTGAAAGAGTTCGTGCACGCCTGTGCCACCCCGGATCTGAGGGAGCAGCTCACGAGCCCCTCTGGCCTGGAGTCCATAATGCGAGACGGCTTCGCCGATCCCGCCAAGCTTAGCCCGGAGGTACTCGCGGCCGTACAAGAGCCCTTCCACACCGCGGAGGCCTGCCGCGCGCTGGCCGACGCGGGCATCGGTCTGGAGCGCAAGGGGTTCGCACAGATCGCGCGCCAGCTCCCGACTCTGCGCGTTCCCGTGCGTATCGTGTACGGCGCACGCGATCGGCTGCTTCCAGACGTTGCCGAGACGATGGCCCGGGTGAAGGCAGATCTGCCCCAGTCCGAGCTGACCGAGCTGCCCGACCGCGGCCACTTCCTGCAGGAAGAGGCGCCAGGGGAAGTCGGTGAGCTGCTCGCGCGTTTCTTCGCCGCCTAA